The sequence AGTTTATACctaaaagtaaaaaagaaaagtatacgtagataatgaaaatactaaacaacgtgaacaatagatatatcggatgttcatttcactaggtgtacggatggttattttaatattaagatttagatagttaatttggaggtgtagtgtgtttttatttgattggtggttgttcatgttgttcaagatgGTCATTGTTTACCTAGTACTCCCCAAGTAAAAAATGTGGATTGATCAGCACTTCCATTTCGTGCATGTCAATCTACTAGGTTGATGGAGTACAACACTATGGTAAGTATGTTTTACTAGTCACCAACTAATATTGACATTAATGCGTGATTTTCATGCAAGTGGAAACATGCACCCCTCGCTCACACTTGTTTAAATATTATAAGATgcaatatgaaaaaaatattaaagatgCTAGCTAGAATTTAGGATCACTAAAAATATTTACAATCTAAATCCTCACATCAAAGTCAACAAAATCCTAATCATACATATAAAGATAAATACAAGAATCCATTTTACCTGGGAATGTAGGATAGGACACCAACTTGGCGAACATTGCGTTCATTCCTTTCAATTTGATGGCAAGCTTCATCAACAAACTGCAAAAATATATTTCCAAaaaaatgattttatttttcagaaCATCAATATTTTAAATGTATGTGGTAAAATTGGTCGTCTTCATGAATTTTGTCACATACACGGCCAAACTGCATAGATATACGAGCCTCTAGGTCACCAAGCAAAAGGCGTACAAATCCTGCTGCATCGGCTTTCTGACTGGAAAGATATCGTTCCGTTATTCCATGCATTGATATGCAGCGCAAGGGATCAATCTTGTATGCCCAATCTACAACCGCGTAGAAGTCttcctgaaatcataaaaatactatGTTAGAGACTGAGAGATCAATATACATCATGATTATCACAAGGGCAAACTACTACTTGTGTTTCTTTCGACATGATTATAATGTAATATTAAGTGATTCTAGATCCCTTAGTCTCACAATATCAGAAGCACAATAAACATCCTAATTGATATAGAGTATGTTCGAGACATACTTGAATTCCATCAAGCAAATCCTGAAGTGATTCGTTTAAAGCTGCAAGCTCGGCAGAATTTTTACCTAGAAAACAGAGAAATTGTCAAATTTTGGGGGAAAATGAAAGaagaaaatcaaactaaaatttatGAAATATAACTACAAAGTACAGGAAGGCTATGCTAAGAAAGTCCAGAACGCATACCAGATTTACTATCATTGTCATCAATGTCCATAATTCCCaaatcatcatcgtcatcatatTCAGGTTTATTACCATTAACAACACCTCCTGGAGGAACAAGCGTAGGAACTTCAAAGCACATGAAGTGTGCAAAAAATGAACTCTGCAGtttaagaacaatgaagaactATAGATTCGAAAGATTATaaacaatatttttgaaaatgaaaaaatatcaattacctcatccaccagaagtgggataaaaatTGTTAGCATCTTTGCGTAAGCATCAGAGACTGTTGAAGTGTCAGTGGCGTTGACATTCTGACCAGAACCTGTAGAACCTTCAAGCCAAACCGTGGGGTTCCTAGATGCTTTAGTACTAGCACGAAGTTCATTTGCAAATTCACGAGCCTGCAAAAGAATGCATGAACTTCAGACTCTATATGCATATCAAAGCATAAAAAAACAGTTTAAATACAAATTCATATTTAAATGGATAAACTTAATCTCTTAAGGGGATCTCATAAAATGGTCCGACTTTGgcattccttttcttttctttttcttttccttcctttctttttttctttttgtttccctTTCcatctttattattatattaaatctaagtggtcacgttaattagattttattttttccaCAAATAACCATCTATTGATAAACTCTAAACAACaatgactatttttttttttcaacatactCTAGTATTGATGTTTTACTTAACCCATGTGCATATTAATAACAGGACAATTACTGTTTACGGAATGTAGTAGCTTCTATAATACATAGTGCTAACTTGTAAAACAACGATAAAAGAGCAAGCCATATCAAGAATGTTAATGCCAGGCAATTAAGAAACATAAAGCAATGTGGTTTATAACAGACCTCTCGGCGAAGTAGCAAGTTTAGAGAACTGCAATAAGCTTTTCTCAATGGACCCAAGCAATTCTTGTCAAGACTCTGCAAGTTCATAAAAAGATATTTCAGGGAGAAAGCATTAAAAAAGACTCAGCAAATACGCATAGACAAAATATCACAAGTCGTCCACAATTTAACCTTTAAGTGTTGCAAGAGACGTGCATATGTCCTGCATTTGTACCGCAAATCCGCATGATCAGGCCTCTTCAACTGTCCTCGCTGTTTTGAGAAAGCAGACAgagattttaaaaacaaaagttgCCGAAGAATCCGAAAGTTTAGTTCTATAAGGAATTTACAAGAATACCTGAGAGAAGTAGCTTTTATCACTTATCATGAAATCCACCAAACTAGCAAAGTAATTCCTCAAGAATTCTGATGCTCTCCTAACAAAAgtagtttttaatttttcaagttctgcACGCTTCTCTTTAACCTGTATTAGGTAGCATGAACCACCACAAAGTAGATGATTTTTAGGTCTGCTACAAAACAAGAGTACTCGCTCTTTGCTTTGGGATACCAAATTCCTAGTGCTCTCATAGAGATTCTATCCAATCAAAATGGTAGTCAGCAATGAACAAAAATCACACATTTGTTACCTTCATAAGTTTGTCGCCTTAAATATGTTTTTTATCCCTATAAATATGAGTTACTTTGGTTTTGGTCTCTTTTTTTAATATTAGATTTTCGGCCCTTATCACTTGGATTTTGTATTGATAAGTTTGTCGCCTTAAATATGTTTTTGATCCCTATAAATACGAGTTACTTTGGTTTTGGTCTCTTTTTTAAAATTAGATTTTCGGCCCTTATCACTTGGATTTTGTGTTGAATGATAATGTTAAGTCAAAGAAGATTtagaaaatatttataataaaacaaACAAAGTTTCATATTTTTAAGGTTTAAcatactcttaaaatatttataagaaCCAAAATCTAGATGGACCGgggtttaaaaaacaaaaatcaaaatgaCCTATATTTACAGGTACTAAAACTATACCTAAGCCTAAGTTTGCACATAATACCTTGCTGAAAAATAACAAACAAGCATTCATATCCCACAATAATTCTGTTTCCCAAAAGGTTAAACAATGACAGACTTATTTTGACAAAAGAAAAGTAAGAGAGAGGACTTACAGCTCTCATATTTGCATATGCAGGGTCTAGATTAGGCGCTTCAAGACCACGCAAGGCACCAGTCAACCATTCACATGCTTCTACATTCTGAAGCATTCTAGCTTCATCAAATGAACCTCCTGTCAAACTTGATGCATACTGCATCCAACAAATAAACACATGATAACGAAGTTCATCAGACTTGACGTATAATATAGTTCAACTATTTAAGACATACCTCTGGAGGGACATTCAATCCTTCAAGAAGCTTATCGAGCTCCTCAATGAGAGACTTGTTGTTTACCGATTGCATTACCAATTTGTTATTGCGGGATTCTATCTGGACATCAGATAAGTTATTAAGAGAAAGTAAAGATATCAGTACCTTTTAAGAACTTCTGAAATGGAATTTATTGCCACTACATAACCTAATGAATACCCTTGAAACTGATTTTTAAGATAGACATAAATATGAGCTACTCATACAACACTaaagataaaataactaaaatcATTAGCATGTTTGCTTTATTGTAAGcaggaaaaaaaaattatttatattttttaattttgtagaAGCTGAAGAGAGTAACCTTCCAGAAGAGTTAAATTTCAGCTTTTCCAATTATACAGAAGATTATTGTTGTAGAATCACTTTTACCGTAAGCCGCCTTGCATTAACAAAGGGACAAAGAAAACTAAACAAATGAACCATGACTTCAGCAAGCACTACTTTACAATCACAAAATAACTTGAGGTTAGGAAAACTATTTGAAACTTGAAGGGTACAAGCCCTTACTGATTCAATGTCTTCTCTCATGTGCCGGAGTTTCACGTTAAATATGTTTAACCATTCATCCATGTCATCCACACAATTTGTTGCTGACTCAAGTCCTTGCATCACCTGCAAGGCAAAAATTAGTATGAAGTAGAACCCCTTCACATAAACATAACATAATTATTGGAAATGATGAATCAGAAACATGGAGATTTGTGACAATGAATTGCATTTTCTGACCAGTGTTATCACTGATCAATTATCAATGATCATATCACAGCAGCTCTAACAGATTAAGCGACAATAATTAGATCTTGTTACAACTTATAATGTCAGCacaatttgaattttttaatcaGGCATAATCAGAGAAGCTGGCTAAACTTTGTTCAGAAGTCAAGAATCCAAAGTGTTATTAATAACAAAAAAGTACACTTTGAAGCCTGTCAAACTGCTAGTTGAAGTGATGGTTTAGACAACCTAGGTTTGGCCAATTGAACTCATAGATCAGAGAAGTGAGCTACTATAAAACATGGAAAATGACATTATTACCCCATCCATCAAAGGTTCACTTTCTAAAATGGCATGCACGTTTGCTGCTTCTAGAGCTTGAAGCTCTCTCTTCAACCTTTCAGAAAATGCCTCAGCTTCACCAACACCTATGACATAACTGCATTGCCATTGTGGAAGatgtaatttaattaataaaactgAATTACATGGATCCACCGACATACAATTTTTTTGTCACAATACACGAAAACAGAGGCCAACACTTTTTCGATAATCTTACACATCATATTTAACTTCAATTGAACATTTAAGACAAAGAAGAATAGCACCTACGTTCCCAAAAGAGCCTCCATGTCCTCTTCCTCTGCCTGGGAGACAAGTTCCTTTTCGACATTGACTTTCAATTCCGTCTCGGAAACAGCAGAAGCAACAGGAACACCATCTCGAACTTTACCCTGAGCAGGAGCCGTGGGTGTATTTTCCTATTTCACATTTTGCAAAATTGAAAAAATAGATAAACAGATTGTCTACAATAATTAACTGCAATCAATCACTACACGAATTGTAAAACAGAATATACAGTAACCAAGCCAATGAAGCAAAAAAGTACTCATGGAATAGAGTCAAGCAAGCACTTCGATTTGGATAGTAGATCATCATCAGATGTACCTTAGCCCAAAGAGCCATCTCAACAACATCTATACCAACAACCTTAGGGAGGCGACCCAAAACATCTTTGCATGTGTTCAAGATGCGAAGGAGGAGGCGATTCCTACAAGAAAAGTAGAGAACCAATGAGAAAACGTCCATTTCCTAAAACATATCCCAAGCACTAAATAATCCATGTTTAAGTCCTCATTTCTCTCAAAGGTAGTACCTGTCATCAATATTGCGCATTGTCCACTGAGGAGGAGCCACGCTCTGGCTTCTGAGGTTATCAAATCCCTACAAAAACATACATTCGTTACGGTGGCTCTGATGTTGCTTTTATGCTTATAACTAAGAACAATGTTTCTAATTAGAACATAAAGATCTGGTCCATTttggaaattttaaattttaccaGCGTAA is a genomic window of Arachis ipaensis cultivar K30076 chromosome B06, Araip1.1, whole genome shotgun sequence containing:
- the LOC107605717 gene encoding exocyst complex component SEC3A, translated to MAKPSADDGELRRACTTAIEDPHQKIVMAIRVAKSHGILGKSSKLGRQMAKPRVLALSMQSKGQRTTAFLHVLKYSTGGVLEPAKLYKLKYLSKVEVLTNDPSGCTFTLGFDNLRSQSVAPPQWTMRNIDDRNRLLLRILNTCKDVLGRLPKVVGIDVVEMALWAKENTPTAPAQGKVRDGVPVASAVSETELKVNVEKELVSQAEEEDMEALLGTYVIGVGEAEAFSERLKRELQALEAANVHAILESEPLMDGVMQGLESATNCVDDMDEWLNIFNVKLRHMREDIESIESRNNKLVMQSVNNKSLIEELDKLLEGLNVPPEYASSLTGGSFDEARMLQNVEACEWLTGALRGLEAPNLDPAYANMRAVKEKRAELEKLKTTFVRRASEFLRNYFASLVDFMISDKSYFSQRGQLKRPDHADLRYKCRTYARLLQHLKSLDKNCLGPLRKAYCSSLNLLLRREAREFANELRASTKASRNPTVWLEGSTGSGQNVNATDTSTVSDAYAKMLTIFIPLLVDESSFFAHFMCFEVPTLVPPGGVVNGNKPEYDDDDDLGIMDIDDNDSKSGKNSAELAALNESLQDLLDGIQEDFYAVVDWAYKIDPLRCISMHGITERYLSSQKADAAGFVRLLLGDLEARISMQFGRFVDEACHQIERNERNVRQVGVLSYIPRFATLATRMEQYIQGQSRDLVDQAYTKFVSIMFATLEKIAQTDPKYADIFLLENYAAFQNSLYDLANIVPTLAKFYHQASEAYEQACTRHISMIIYYQFERLFQFHRRIEDLMFTVAPEEIPFQLGLSKMDLRKMLKSSLSGVDKSIAAMYKKLQKNLTSEELLPSLWDKCKKEFVDKYESFAQLVAKIYPNENIPSVTEMRELLASM